A window of the Isosphaera pallida ATCC 43644 genome harbors these coding sequences:
- the ahcY gene encoding adenosylhomocysteinase produces MATASVSQSVPATTPAKYDVKDLTLADVGHERIVWAERDMPVLREIRARFEAEKPLNGLRMSACLHVTAETANLARTLKAGGADLVLVASNPLSTQDDVAAALVRDFGVAVYAIKGEDEHSYYRHIAAALRHLPNVTMDDGADLVSAMIFIALGRMDDLHPEVRAWAATLSTEARAKLVSDVVASMEETTTGVIRLRAMEKDGVLKLPVLAVNDAETKHLFDNRYGTGQSTIDGIVRATDMLISGRRIVVVGYGWCGKGVAMRARGMGGLVTVVETNPIRALEAAMDGFDVRDAKSAAAIGDLFVTVTGNMHALRGEHFALMKDGAMICNSGHFNVELALDQLKEQSTEIKRVRQFVEEYQLKNGRKLYVLGEGRLINLAAAHGHPASVMDMSFAAQALATEWALKNKGRLGHTVHNVPKEVDEYVATLKLQTMGITLETLTPEQKKYLESWEMGT; encoded by the coding sequence TTGGCGACCGCTTCTGTTTCCCAAAGCGTGCCGGCGACGACCCCGGCTAAGTACGACGTGAAGGATCTGACGTTGGCCGATGTTGGTCACGAGCGGATCGTGTGGGCCGAGCGCGACATGCCGGTGCTGCGGGAGATCCGCGCCCGGTTCGAAGCCGAAAAGCCGCTCAATGGCCTGCGCATGTCGGCCTGTCTCCACGTGACCGCCGAGACCGCTAACCTCGCGCGGACCCTCAAGGCCGGCGGGGCCGACCTGGTCCTGGTCGCCTCCAACCCGCTCTCGACTCAGGACGACGTGGCCGCCGCGCTCGTGCGCGACTTCGGCGTGGCAGTTTATGCGATCAAGGGCGAAGACGAACATTCGTACTATCGCCATATCGCCGCCGCGCTGCGACATCTGCCCAACGTGACGATGGACGACGGGGCCGACCTGGTCTCGGCGATGATCTTCATCGCGCTGGGACGTATGGACGACCTACACCCCGAGGTCCGCGCCTGGGCCGCGACCCTCTCGACCGAGGCCCGCGCCAAGCTGGTGTCCGACGTTGTGGCCAGCATGGAAGAGACCACCACAGGGGTCATCCGCCTGCGGGCGATGGAGAAGGATGGTGTGCTGAAGCTGCCGGTTCTGGCGGTCAACGACGCCGAAACCAAACACCTGTTCGACAACCGCTACGGCACCGGCCAAAGTACGATCGACGGCATTGTGCGGGCCACCGACATGCTGATCTCCGGCCGGCGGATTGTGGTCGTCGGCTACGGCTGGTGCGGCAAAGGGGTTGCGATGCGCGCCCGCGGCATGGGCGGTCTGGTGACTGTCGTCGAGACCAACCCGATCCGCGCTTTGGAAGCCGCGATGGATGGCTTCGACGTGCGCGACGCCAAGAGCGCCGCGGCCATCGGCGACCTGTTCGTGACCGTCACCGGCAATATGCACGCGCTGCGGGGCGAACACTTTGCGCTGATGAAGGACGGCGCGATGATCTGCAATTCCGGTCACTTTAATGTCGAACTCGCGCTTGATCAACTCAAGGAGCAATCCACCGAGATCAAGCGGGTCCGCCAGTTCGTCGAGGAATACCAGCTCAAGAACGGCCGCAAACTCTACGTGCTGGGCGAAGGTCGTTTGATCAACCTCGCCGCCGCCCACGGCCACCCCGCCAGCGTCATGGACATGTCGTTCGCTGCGCAGGCTCTGGCCACCGAATGGGCCCTGAAGAACAAGGGACGACTCGGCCATACCGTCCACAACGTGCCCAAGGAGGTGGATGAGTACGTCGCCACCCTCAAGCTCCAAACAATGGGCATCACCTTGGAAACCCTTACGCCCGAACAGAAGAAATACCTCGAAAGCTGGGAAATGGGCACCTGA